The proteins below come from a single Chitinophaga pinensis DSM 2588 genomic window:
- a CDS encoding FecR family protein, with protein sequence MEDVFHEEELRGLFDKFLQKACTETEVRKLATYAADQQFARIWQEMIEQVDVEGTAEELYSRHQQPIDKVFNKLSFLAEEQPETQTSLRIHPLRRYWWAAAAIVLLAASGTWVLVQRKPAQQIAAIYDKAPGTDKAVLTLADGSVVSLDSMGKQQLVQGNSTVQQQGGTLQYKADARAAGTSFNTLTTPRGGQFRVVLPDGTAVWLNAATSLRYPTAFNGNERVVTLRGEAYFEVAKDPQQPFRVQVDDRATVEVLGTNFNIHAYSDESPISTTLLDGKVVMKTGDDPDRRVVLNPLQQAVADNGKVVLNRTVNIDQVMAWKNGMFNFDGLDLRQVLQQIARWYDVEIVFEGKIPTRKFGGEIQRDLSLQQVLRILEKMDVKCRIGNGNKLIVM encoded by the coding sequence ATGGAAGATGTTTTTCATGAGGAAGAACTGCGAGGTCTGTTCGATAAATTTCTGCAAAAAGCCTGTACGGAAACGGAGGTCAGGAAACTGGCCACTTATGCTGCCGATCAGCAGTTTGCGCGCATATGGCAGGAAATGATAGAACAGGTGGACGTAGAAGGTACAGCGGAGGAACTGTATTCCAGACACCAGCAGCCGATAGATAAGGTGTTTAATAAGCTGTCCTTTCTTGCAGAGGAACAGCCGGAAACACAGACATCATTGCGTATCCATCCGTTGAGACGTTACTGGTGGGCAGCTGCGGCTATTGTATTACTGGCAGCGTCCGGTACCTGGGTACTGGTACAGCGTAAGCCTGCACAGCAGATCGCTGCTATATATGATAAAGCCCCCGGAACGGATAAAGCCGTCCTGACACTGGCGGACGGTAGCGTTGTGTCCCTTGACAGTATGGGGAAACAACAACTCGTACAGGGAAATAGCACCGTACAACAGCAAGGGGGAACCTTACAATATAAGGCGGATGCCCGTGCAGCAGGCACCAGCTTTAATACACTCACTACGCCGCGTGGCGGTCAGTTCAGGGTCGTATTACCGGATGGTACAGCCGTATGGCTGAATGCCGCTACATCCCTTCGTTATCCGACCGCCTTCAATGGCAATGAAAGAGTGGTGACCTTAAGGGGAGAGGCTTATTTCGAAGTCGCTAAAGATCCACAGCAACCTTTCCGTGTACAGGTCGATGATCGTGCAACGGTAGAGGTACTCGGGACCAACTTTAATATACATGCCTATTCCGATGAAAGCCCAATCAGCACGACGTTGCTGGATGGTAAAGTAGTGATGAAAACAGGGGATGATCCTGACCGGCGCGTTGTGCTGAATCCTCTTCAGCAGGCAGTGGCTGACAACGGAAAGGTAGTACTGAACAGAACAGTGAACATTGATCAGGTAATGGCCTGGAAGAACGGTATGTTCAATTTTGACGGGCTTGATCTGCGACAGGTGCTTCAGCAGATCGCCAGATGGTATGATGTAGAGATCGTATTTGAAGGAAAAATCCCTACCAGGAAATTTGGTGGGGAAATACAGCGGGATCTTTCCCTGCAACAGGTCTTACGCATCCTTGAGAAAATGGATGTGAAATGCCGCATCGGGAATGGCAACAAACTGATAGTAATGTAA